One part of the Truepera radiovictrix DSM 17093 genome encodes these proteins:
- a CDS encoding agmatine deiminase family protein, producing MPEPKPDLTDRPAALGFAMPPEWTPHAATWTSWPFDDALWVGHLAAVREEFAALVATVARFEPVILNVRDDEAEASARAALERAEAPMAQITLHRMPLNDVWFRDNGPLFIRNAKGEVALTDWRFNAWGGKYAPWDEDDRAPQRVAKTLGMTRFAVPYVMEGGSLELNGQGVCLTTRSCLLSPARNPELTQGEIETLLRDVLGVRQVVWLPGGLEGDHTDGHIDTIVRFTDDRTIVCAVEADEDDPNFATMAHNRALLEGLRDAEGNPYRVVPLPLPKTRLELEGVRLPPTYANFYIGNGFVVVPQYGDPHDEGALEVLRPLFPGREVIGLPSRALITGGGSFHCVTQQQPEGEIYRDERN from the coding sequence ATGCCCGAGCCCAAACCCGACCTCACCGACCGCCCCGCCGCGCTGGGGTTTGCCATGCCCCCCGAGTGGACGCCGCACGCCGCGACCTGGACGAGCTGGCCCTTCGACGACGCCCTCTGGGTCGGCCACTTAGCGGCCGTCCGGGAGGAGTTCGCCGCCTTGGTCGCCACCGTGGCCCGCTTCGAACCGGTCATCTTGAACGTGCGCGACGACGAAGCCGAGGCGAGCGCGCGCGCCGCCCTGGAGCGCGCGGAAGCCCCCATGGCGCAGATCACCCTCCACCGCATGCCCTTAAACGACGTCTGGTTCCGCGACAACGGCCCGCTCTTTATCCGTAACGCCAAAGGCGAGGTGGCGCTCACCGATTGGCGCTTTAACGCTTGGGGGGGCAAGTACGCCCCCTGGGACGAGGACGACCGCGCCCCGCAGCGCGTCGCTAAGACCCTCGGGATGACCCGCTTCGCGGTGCCCTACGTGATGGAGGGGGGATCGCTGGAGCTCAACGGCCAGGGGGTCTGCCTCACCACGCGTTCGTGCCTGCTCTCGCCGGCGCGCAACCCCGAGCTGACCCAAGGGGAGATCGAGACCCTGCTGCGCGACGTCTTGGGCGTCCGGCAGGTCGTCTGGCTGCCGGGGGGGTTAGAGGGTGACCACACGGACGGCCACATCGACACCATCGTTCGCTTTACCGACGACCGGACGATCGTCTGCGCGGTCGAGGCCGACGAGGACGACCCCAACTTCGCGACCATGGCGCACAACCGGGCGCTGCTGGAGGGGCTGCGCGACGCCGAGGGCAACCCCTACCGGGTGGTGCCGCTGCCGCTACCGAAGACGCGCCTGGAGCTGGAGGGGGTGCGGCTGCCGCCGACCTACGCAAACTTCTATATCGGCAACGGCTTCGTCGTGGTGCCGCAGTACGGCGACCCACACGACGAGGGCGCGTTGGAGGTCCTGCGGCCGCTCTTTCCCGGCCGCGAGGTCATCGGTCTGCCGTCGCGCGCGCTGATCACCGGCGGCGGTTCATTTCACTGCGTGACGCAGCAGCAACCCGAGGGGGAGATCTACCGTGATGAACGCAACTAA
- a CDS encoding alpha-E domain-containing protein, whose amino-acid sequence MLSRLAENLYWMGRYVERAENTARLLDVNYHAMAEAPYLFKGLVAEQWAPLLTMTGNEAKFRSHFERADRNTVPEWLTLHPDNPGSIRSSLTAARENARTLRDRISSEMWEVLNRAYFTLCAAPQGDEEGMLHDYCEGVREASTLFFGTAEATLPRNEGWYFLEAGRYLERADNVLRILMVRYRQYRGQEPLVRGVETHRSMALLKSISAFEAFRKSFHGALEPRRIVGFLLLDPTFPRSVRFCARALFEALQEIEARNQGVSSEPARLAGWLYARLHYMESFEQITEREDPSMETLLSDFAAISDVTTRAYFKNLPAPLRPVQSQWQQGLGQVQTQVQGGARNQAQSQVQGSGAQSQTQSQRQF is encoded by the coding sequence GTGCTCAGTCGGCTGGCTGAAAACCTCTACTGGATGGGGCGCTACGTCGAGCGCGCCGAGAACACCGCGCGCCTTCTAGACGTCAACTACCACGCGATGGCCGAAGCGCCCTACCTGTTTAAGGGGCTCGTCGCCGAGCAGTGGGCGCCCCTACTGACCATGACCGGCAACGAGGCGAAGTTTCGCAGCCACTTCGAACGGGCCGACCGCAACACCGTCCCCGAGTGGCTCACGCTGCATCCGGACAACCCCGGCAGCATCCGCTCGAGCCTCACCGCCGCCCGCGAAAACGCCCGCACGCTGCGCGACCGCATCTCGTCGGAGATGTGGGAGGTCCTGAACCGCGCCTACTTCACCCTCTGCGCGGCTCCGCAGGGGGATGAAGAGGGGATGCTCCACGACTACTGCGAGGGGGTGCGCGAGGCGAGCACGCTCTTTTTCGGCACCGCCGAGGCGACATTGCCGCGCAACGAGGGGTGGTACTTTCTCGAGGCGGGGCGCTATTTGGAGCGCGCCGACAACGTGCTGCGCATCCTTATGGTGCGTTACCGGCAGTACCGGGGTCAGGAACCTTTGGTGCGCGGCGTCGAAACGCACCGCTCGATGGCGCTCCTTAAGTCCATCAGCGCGTTTGAGGCGTTTCGTAAAAGTTTTCATGGGGCTCTAGAGCCGCGCCGCATCGTCGGGTTTCTCCTCTTGGATCCGACCTTTCCGCGCAGCGTGCGCTTTTGCGCGCGCGCCCTTTTTGAGGCCCTGCAGGAGATCGAGGCGCGCAACCAGGGGGTCTCGAGCGAACCCGCGAGGCTCGCGGGCTGGCTCTACGCACGGCTCCACTACATGGAGAGCTTCGAGCAGATTACCGAGCGCGAGGACCCGAGCATGGAAACGCTCCTATCCGACTTCGCCGCGATTTCGGACGTGACCACGAGAGCGTACTTCAAAAACCTCCCGGCGCCTCTGCGCCCGGTTCAGAGCCAATGGCAGCAGGGGCTCGGTCAGGTTCAAACGCAGGTACAGGGGGGGGCTCGGAACCAAGCTCAAAGCCAGGTGCAGGGTTCGGGAGCGCAGAGCCAAACGCAGAGCCAGCGTCAGTTTTAA
- a CDS encoding circularly permuted type 2 ATP-grasp protein — protein MAGFNAYGSHEFRRRRALIDLTLRNQGITFTVYGDAQGTERTFPFDPFPRVIPAHEWAHLEAGLIQRVRALNLFLRDIYFEQEILKDERVPRHLVLKHPHFRPQMRGVALPYGAYTHVVGCDLIRDEAGTYRVLEDNLRSPSGVSYMLINRTVMARTFPKLMMGCRVRPISHYSTALFECLQSLSPRDVSEPTIVVLTPGQYNSAYYEHSYLAQQMGVELVEGRDLYCDEGRVWMRTTQGRRQVDVIYRRIDDDFLDPLTFRPDSALGVPGLMDVYRSGRVALANAVGTGVADDKAMYAFVPEMIRYYLGEAPLLPNVETYLGSDPERLPYILENAERLVIKEVGGAGGYGMLVGSEVDAAAREAFLKRVRANPGNYIAQPIVALSTHPTYFPDSGVLEPCHVDLRPYILFGETPVVMPGGLTRVALKRGSLVVNSSQGGGSKDTWVLDDGADDEELENPSEEGGR, from the coding sequence GTGGCAGGCTTTAACGCTTACGGCTCGCACGAGTTTAGGCGGCGGCGCGCGCTCATTGACCTGACCTTGCGCAACCAGGGCATCACCTTTACGGTCTACGGCGACGCGCAAGGCACCGAGCGCACCTTCCCCTTCGATCCGTTTCCGCGAGTTATCCCCGCGCACGAGTGGGCGCACCTCGAGGCGGGCCTGATTCAGCGGGTGCGAGCGCTCAACCTGTTCCTGCGCGACATCTACTTCGAGCAGGAGATCCTGAAAGACGAACGGGTGCCGCGGCACCTCGTGCTCAAGCACCCGCACTTTCGCCCCCAGATGAGAGGGGTCGCGCTGCCATATGGCGCCTACACGCACGTGGTCGGCTGCGACCTCATCCGTGACGAGGCGGGGACCTACCGCGTCTTGGAGGACAACCTCCGCTCGCCGAGCGGGGTTTCGTACATGCTGATAAACCGCACGGTGATGGCGCGCACCTTCCCCAAGCTGATGATGGGGTGCCGCGTGCGGCCTATTTCGCACTATTCGACGGCGCTCTTTGAGTGCCTGCAGAGCCTCTCGCCGCGCGACGTCTCCGAACCCACCATCGTGGTGCTCACGCCGGGCCAGTACAACAGCGCCTACTACGAGCACAGCTACCTCGCGCAGCAGATGGGGGTCGAGCTCGTCGAGGGGCGCGACCTCTACTGCGACGAGGGGCGCGTGTGGATGCGCACGACCCAAGGTAGGCGGCAGGTCGACGTCATCTACCGCCGCATCGACGACGACTTTTTAGACCCCCTGACCTTCCGGCCCGACTCCGCACTCGGGGTGCCGGGGCTGATGGACGTCTACCGTTCGGGCCGCGTGGCGCTCGCCAACGCGGTCGGGACGGGGGTCGCCGACGACAAGGCGATGTACGCCTTTGTCCCGGAGATGATCCGCTACTACCTGGGTGAAGCGCCCCTCCTGCCGAACGTCGAGACCTATCTGGGGAGCGACCCCGAGAGGCTCCCCTACATTCTCGAAAACGCCGAACGGCTCGTGATCAAAGAGGTCGGCGGGGCAGGGGGATACGGCATGTTGGTCGGCTCCGAGGTGGACGCGGCGGCGCGCGAAGCGTTTCTCAAGAGGGTGCGGGCCAACCCCGGCAACTACATCGCGCAGCCCATCGTAGCGCTTTCAACCCACCCCACCTACTTCCCGGACAGCGGCGTGTTGGAGCCCTGTCACGTGGACTTGCGGCCCTACATCCTTTTCGGCGAAACGCCCGTGGTGATGCCGGGCGGGCTCACCCGGGTCGCTCTAAAGCGCGGCTCGTTGGTCGTCAACTCGTCGCAGGGGGGCGGTTCGAAAGACACTTGGGTGTTAGACGACGGGGCGGACGACGAGGAACTTGAGAACCCGAGTGAGGAGGGGGGGCGCTAG
- a CDS encoding DUF423 domain-containing protein translates to MTRSTDLSVRKDAARPAGLFAHPAQLGALLAFLGVALGAFGAHALEGVLSEGRLATYQTAARYGMYHALGLLAVGALPRPTWRAAPWLFWGSVVFSGSLYVLALSGVALFGAVAPIGGVLQLVGWALLFVSLRGAWVRAHQSA, encoded by the coding sequence ATGACACGTTCGACAGACCTCTCGGTCAGGAAAGACGCCGCACGACCCGCTGGGCTCTTCGCGCACCCCGCGCAGCTCGGCGCGCTGCTCGCCTTCCTCGGCGTGGCGCTCGGCGCGTTCGGCGCCCACGCCCTAGAGGGCGTTTTAAGCGAAGGGCGCCTTGCGACCTATCAGACCGCCGCGCGCTACGGGATGTACCACGCGCTCGGGCTGCTCGCCGTCGGCGCGCTGCCGCGCCCGACGTGGCGTGCGGCCCCGTGGCTCTTTTGGGGGAGCGTGGTCTTCTCCGGTAGCCTCTACGTGCTCGCTCTCAGCGGCGTCGCGCTCTTTGGCGCCGTCGCCCCCATTGGCGGTGTGCTGCAGCTCGTCGGCTGGGCGCTGCTCTTCGTGTCGCTGAGGGGCGCTTGGGTGAGAGCTCATCAGAGCGCCTAG
- a CDS encoding LysM peptidoglycan-binding domain-containing protein, with the protein MFWSRPVLAFGAALTLVTVAAAQTTYVVQPGDTLVGLARTHNTTVEAILAANDLSGTDLLAGATLVIPDPARYTVRSGDTLSGIARTVGLPVEELMALNNLTDTRITIGQTLVVQRPSAASEAAAAPLTVEVARGESLWVIANRHGVSVEALARANGLSPEARLRVGDRLTVPVAYAGSAGTADKGGGAEPRVTVAAGESLSEIAARHNTTVDALMSANGLTSDILNPGETLLIPPASPNVDAGAPGIIWPLRGVITSYYGPRNLLGMTYHYGIDIDGDVGDPIVAAMSGTVTYSGWLGGYGYLVIIQDGDIEYYYAHASELLVSVGQWVEAGQVIARVGATGRVTGPHLHFEIRIGGQPVDPLPYLERTAQLP; encoded by the coding sequence ATGTTCTGGTCTCGCCCTGTCCTCGCGTTCGGCGCCGCACTGACGCTCGTCACGGTGGCCGCAGCTCAAACCACGTACGTCGTGCAACCGGGGGACACCCTAGTGGGGCTAGCAAGAACGCACAACACCACCGTCGAGGCGATTCTGGCCGCCAACGACCTCTCGGGTACCGATCTGCTCGCGGGCGCGACGCTGGTCATCCCCGACCCCGCGCGCTACACCGTCCGTTCGGGCGACACCCTGAGCGGCATCGCCCGAACGGTCGGGTTGCCCGTCGAGGAGCTTATGGCGCTCAACAACCTCACCGACACGCGCATCACGATCGGGCAGACCCTCGTCGTGCAGCGTCCCTCCGCGGCGAGCGAAGCGGCCGCCGCGCCCCTGACGGTCGAGGTCGCGCGGGGTGAGTCGCTCTGGGTGATCGCCAACCGCCACGGCGTCAGCGTCGAGGCGCTCGCCCGCGCCAACGGCCTCTCCCCCGAGGCCAGGCTGCGCGTAGGCGACCGCCTGACGGTACCGGTCGCCTACGCGGGGAGCGCCGGAACGGCCGACAAAGGGGGTGGCGCCGAACCGCGCGTCACCGTCGCGGCCGGCGAATCGCTCTCGGAGATCGCCGCGCGCCACAACACCACCGTCGACGCCCTTATGAGCGCGAACGGCCTTACGAGCGACATCCTCAACCCCGGCGAGACGCTCCTCATCCCCCCCGCGTCACCCAACGTCGACGCCGGCGCGCCCGGCATCATCTGGCCGCTGCGGGGCGTCATCACCTCGTACTACGGCCCCCGCAACCTGCTGGGCATGACCTACCACTACGGCATCGACATCGACGGCGACGTCGGCGACCCCATCGTCGCCGCGATGTCGGGGACCGTCACCTATAGCGGTTGGCTGGGCGGGTACGGGTACCTGGTCATCATCCAAGACGGCGACATCGAGTACTACTACGCGCACGCCTCCGAGCTGCTCGTCTCGGTCGGGCAGTGGGTCGAAGCGGGGCAGGTGATCGCCCGCGTCGGCGCGACGGGGCGCGTGACCGGACCGCACCTGCACTTTGAGATCCGCATCGGCGGTCAGCCCGTCGACCCCCTGCCCTACCTCGAGCGCACCGCTCAGCTACCCTAG
- the gluQRS gene encoding tRNA glutamyl-Q(34) synthetase GluQRS, with protein MPPSDATAPHTPSHLQREPRGRYAPSPTGALHLGNARTALVAFWHARAQGGAFVMRVEDLDTKRSREAFVATNLDELRWLGLTWDEGPDVGGPCGPYRQSERFGRYERALARLEAAGHLFACYLSRKDLQELASAPHGAAPVYGPAQRALNERLGAQKRGAGKAPSLRFRAPPGQVAFTDLLAGSATFDAQRDVGDVVVRRADGEWAYQLAVVVDDLEMGITHVVRGDDLLPSTGTQLLLYRALGAPPPTFLHVPLLLEADGTRMAKRKGSLTLSALKAAGVRPERVVGLLAYSLGLLAEPTEVSAQELTASFDVGLLQREAFRLDEGGLGWLYGR; from the coding sequence ATGCCGCCGAGCGACGCCACCGCGCCCCACACCCCCTCCCACTTGCAAAGGGAGCCGCGCGGCCGCTACGCCCCCTCCCCCACCGGCGCCCTGCACCTCGGCAACGCCCGCACGGCGCTCGTCGCCTTCTGGCACGCCCGCGCGCAGGGTGGGGCGTTCGTGATGCGCGTCGAAGACCTCGACACGAAGCGCTCGCGTGAAGCGTTCGTCGCGACCAACCTAGACGAGCTGCGCTGGTTGGGGCTCACGTGGGACGAGGGGCCGGACGTCGGCGGCCCCTGCGGCCCCTACCGGCAGAGCGAGCGGTTTGGACGCTACGAACGGGCGCTAGCGAGGCTCGAGGCCGCCGGCCACCTCTTCGCCTGCTACCTGTCGCGCAAAGACCTGCAGGAGCTCGCGAGCGCGCCGCACGGCGCGGCCCCCGTGTACGGCCCTGCGCAGCGGGCACTCAACGAACGCTTAGGGGCCCAGAAGCGGGGGGCGGGCAAGGCGCCCAGCCTGCGCTTTCGCGCCCCACCGGGTCAGGTCGCCTTTACCGACCTGCTCGCGGGCAGCGCCACGTTCGACGCGCAGCGCGACGTGGGCGACGTCGTCGTGCGGCGCGCCGACGGCGAGTGGGCCTATCAGCTCGCGGTGGTGGTCGACGACCTCGAGATGGGTATCACGCACGTCGTGCGCGGCGACGACCTCCTGCCGAGCACCGGCACGCAGCTGCTGCTCTACCGGGCGCTCGGCGCGCCGCCGCCCACCTTTTTGCACGTGCCGCTGCTTTTGGAGGCGGACGGGACGCGGATGGCCAAACGCAAGGGGTCGCTGACGCTCTCGGCGCTCAAAGCGGCGGGCGTCCGGCCCGAACGGGTGGTTGGGCTGCTCGCGTACAGCCTAGGGCTCCTCGCCGAACCCACCGAAGTCAGCGCGCAGGAGCTCACGGCGTCGTTCGACGTCGGCCTGTTACAACGCGAGGCGTTCCGCCTGGACGAAGGGGGTCTCGGGTGGCTCTACGGCCGTTAG
- a CDS encoding 3-hydroxybutyrate dehydrogenase gives MTENRVALITGGGSGIGRACAEALATSGVRVAVVDVSEGGQAVAEAVGGRFFQADLTERAACRRVVEETAAHFGRLDILVNNAGFQHIDPIPDFPEETWDAMLALMLRAPFLLTKYAWPYLTAAEHGRIVNIASAHALTASPFKAAYVSAKHGLLGLTKVTALEGGPYGLTCNALCSAYVRTPLVDNQIQDQARTRGISPEEVEQKVLLENVAIKKLLEPEDVAASVVFLCSEAAWGVTGSAQMLDLGWTAR, from the coding sequence ATGACGGAGAACCGAGTAGCGCTCATCACGGGGGGCGGCAGCGGCATCGGGCGGGCGTGCGCGGAGGCGCTCGCTACAAGCGGCGTCCGCGTCGCCGTGGTGGACGTTTCAGAGGGGGGGCAAGCGGTCGCGGAGGCGGTCGGCGGGCGGTTTTTTCAAGCCGACCTCACCGAGCGAGCGGCGTGCCGCCGGGTGGTCGAGGAGACCGCGGCGCACTTTGGCAGGCTGGACATCCTCGTCAACAACGCCGGCTTTCAACATATCGACCCCATCCCCGACTTTCCCGAGGAGACCTGGGACGCCATGTTGGCTCTGATGCTCCGCGCGCCCTTTTTGCTCACCAAGTACGCTTGGCCCTACCTGACCGCCGCGGAGCACGGGCGCATCGTCAACATCGCGAGCGCGCACGCTCTTACCGCGAGCCCCTTTAAGGCCGCCTACGTCAGCGCCAAGCACGGGCTTTTGGGGCTCACCAAGGTGACCGCCCTAGAGGGTGGCCCCTACGGCCTGACCTGCAACGCGCTCTGCTCCGCTTACGTCCGCACGCCCCTGGTCGACAACCAGATCCAGGACCAGGCCCGCACGCGCGGCATCTCGCCCGAGGAGGTCGAGCAGAAGGTGCTGCTCGAGAACGTCGCTATCAAAAAGCTCTTGGAGCCAGAAGACGTCGCCGCCTCGGTCGTGTTCCTCTGCTCGGAAGCGGCGTGGGGCGTCACGGGGTCGGCGCAGATGTTAGATCTGGGGTGGACGGCGCGGTAG
- a CDS encoding ferritin-like domain-containing protein: MTQQQALLSWLKDAHAMEVGALPTLRGHAAAAQKYPELHAKLTAHAEASARHAEILEGCIERLGGHPSVLKEAVGAVMGRVGGVANLPAKDTVIKNTLGDFAAENFEIASYTSLIAAAEKLGDQETARVCKEILRDEEEMAGWLEGQIATLTQSFLDDSTGDEDEAWYSSLEGAKHKAAELGSHVDQRGALLALGLLFAGIGTLLIINHASQD; encoded by the coding sequence ATGACCCAGCAGCAAGCACTTCTTTCCTGGCTTAAAGACGCCCACGCGATGGAGGTCGGCGCCCTACCGACCCTGCGGGGGCACGCCGCCGCCGCACAGAAGTACCCCGAGCTGCACGCCAAGCTCACCGCGCACGCCGAAGCGAGCGCGCGCCACGCCGAAATCCTAGAGGGCTGCATCGAACGCCTCGGCGGCCACCCCTCGGTCCTCAAAGAGGCCGTCGGCGCCGTGATGGGCAGGGTCGGCGGGGTCGCCAACTTGCCGGCCAAAGACACTGTGATCAAAAACACGCTTGGCGACTTTGCCGCCGAGAACTTCGAGATCGCCTCCTACACGTCGCTCATTGCCGCCGCCGAAAAGCTCGGCGACCAGGAGACGGCGCGCGTCTGCAAGGAGATCCTTCGCGACGAGGAGGAGATGGCCGGTTGGCTCGAGGGGCAGATCGCGACGCTCACCCAGAGCTTTCTCGATGACAGCACCGGTGACGAAGACGAGGCTTGGTACAGCTCGCTCGAGGGCGCCAAGCACAAGGCGGCGGAGCTGGGGTCGCACGTCGACCAGCGCGGCGCGCTCCTCGCGCTCGGGCTGCTCTTCGCCGGCATCGGGACTCTGCTCATCATCAACCACGCGAGCCAAGACTAA
- a CDS encoding transglutaminase family protein — protein MVTPLHADLGAELPSAFIDPKTVRWPEVRRVHQALYQVFHYRYPGPIEALRHRLLITPRAEYGGQTLQAFRLSVTPEVEVTCRQDPFGNAVLEAQAGYLPHELRFESLSTLCCNAQLRPVRVTATDAERFLAATPLTTADAHIKAVALELRATYAGALTFAATVNDWVHRHMRYGFGVTDTRTPAAKALAGGVGLCQDYAHVMIALLRAAKVPARYVSGHLLGEGGSHAWVEVILPDGDGYAAYGFDPTNRRCPGPDYLTVAVGRDYSDVAPTSGTFRAPYGGELSCSKRAGLTAVEYESGEVLRP, from the coding sequence ATGGTCACGCCCCTACACGCTGACCTCGGCGCCGAGTTGCCGAGCGCTTTTATCGACCCCAAGACGGTGCGCTGGCCGGAGGTGCGGCGCGTCCATCAGGCCCTCTACCAAGTGTTTCACTACCGCTATCCGGGCCCTATCGAAGCGCTGAGGCACCGCCTGCTGATCACCCCGCGCGCCGAATATGGGGGCCAGACCTTGCAGGCCTTTCGGCTTTCGGTGACCCCCGAGGTCGAGGTGACGTGCCGCCAAGACCCCTTTGGCAACGCCGTGCTCGAGGCGCAGGCGGGGTATCTGCCGCACGAGCTACGCTTCGAGTCCCTGAGCACGCTGTGTTGTAACGCTCAGCTGCGCCCCGTAAGGGTTACGGCTACCGATGCCGAGCGCTTTTTGGCGGCGACGCCGCTCACGACCGCCGACGCACACATCAAGGCGGTGGCGCTCGAGTTGCGCGCCACCTACGCGGGCGCCCTGACGTTCGCCGCGACTGTAAACGACTGGGTGCACCGCCACATGCGTTACGGCTTTGGGGTGACCGACACCCGCACCCCCGCCGCAAAGGCGCTCGCGGGTGGGGTAGGGCTCTGTCAGGACTACGCGCACGTGATGATCGCGCTTCTCCGCGCTGCTAAGGTGCCCGCCCGCTACGTTTCGGGACACTTGTTAGGCGAAGGCGGGTCGCACGCTTGGGTCGAAGTGATCCTGCCAGACGGAGACGGTTACGCCGCCTACGGTTTCGATCCGACCAACCGTCGCTGCCCCGGACCGGACTACCTCACCGTCGCCGTGGGTCGCGACTATAGCGACGTCGCGCCGACTTCGGGAACGTTTCGTGCTCCTTACGGCGGTGAGCTCAGCTGCAGCAAGCGCGCGGGCCTGACGGCGGTCGAGTACGAAAGCGGCGAGGTGCTGCGCCCCTAA
- the aguB gene encoding N-carbamoylputrescine amidase, with amino-acid sequence MNATKEALKASGRRVKLAVVQMSCSDVLEENLSKAERFVREAAQAGANIVLLQELFENLYFPQLEREDLFALAHPVDEHPFLERFGALAGELGVVLPVSFFERANQAYFNSLMMFDADGSPLGVYRKSHIPDGPGYEEKYYFNVGNTEVKAWGTRFGKIGVAICWDQWFPEVARLMALQGADLLLYPTAIGSEPQEAGGLETRDMWQRAMLGHAVSNCVYVAAANRVGQEGEARFYGSSFISDYKGEKLAEADRDSETVIYADLDFAAARRFRAGFGFFRDRRPELYGRLLTLDGETQPRER; translated from the coding sequence ATGAACGCAACTAAAGAGGCGCTCAAAGCCAGTGGCCGGCGCGTCAAACTCGCCGTCGTGCAGATGAGCTGCAGCGACGTCTTGGAGGAAAACTTGAGCAAAGCCGAGCGCTTCGTGCGCGAGGCGGCCCAAGCAGGGGCGAACATCGTCTTGCTGCAAGAGCTCTTTGAAAACCTCTACTTCCCGCAGCTCGAGCGCGAGGACCTCTTCGCGCTCGCTCACCCCGTGGACGAGCACCCCTTTTTGGAGCGCTTCGGCGCGCTCGCCGGTGAGCTCGGCGTGGTCTTGCCAGTGTCGTTTTTCGAGCGCGCCAACCAGGCCTACTTCAACAGCCTGATGATGTTCGACGCCGACGGCTCGCCCCTGGGCGTCTACCGCAAAAGCCACATCCCCGACGGCCCCGGCTACGAGGAGAAGTACTACTTCAACGTCGGCAACACCGAGGTCAAGGCGTGGGGGACGCGCTTCGGCAAGATCGGCGTGGCGATCTGCTGGGACCAGTGGTTTCCCGAGGTCGCCCGCCTGATGGCGCTGCAGGGCGCCGACCTGCTCCTCTACCCCACCGCCATCGGTTCGGAGCCGCAGGAGGCGGGGGGCCTAGAGACCCGCGACATGTGGCAGCGCGCGATGCTCGGCCACGCCGTCTCGAACTGCGTCTACGTCGCTGCGGCTAACCGCGTCGGGCAGGAGGGCGAGGCGCGCTTTTACGGCTCGTCGTTTATCAGCGACTACAAGGGCGAGAAGCTCGCCGAGGCCGACCGGGACAGCGAGACGGTCATCTACGCCGACCTCGACTTCGCCGCCGCGCGCCGCTTCCGCGCGGGCTTTGGCTTTTTCCGGGACCGGCGCCCCGAGCTCTACGGCCGTCTCCTGACGCTCGACGGGGAAACGCAACCCCGAGAAAGATGA
- a CDS encoding transglutaminase-like domain-containing protein: MRVRVGCELVYEAQYEVPLMTIVRPRTESRYHKLVSEHRETEPAGALHTYTDTFGNEVWRTVVSPGSLRLFCDAVAEVPATPDPVLPDLPKTPVAELPDEVMVYTLPSRYCQLEFFIADAWEMFGHIEGGWAQVQAICNWLHANIRYQAGSTPATSAFEAYRERRGVCRDFAHLGIVFCRALNIPARYVSGFLPDINVPPDPVPMDFHAWFEAYLDGAWRTFDARHNRPRTGRVLIAYGRDAVDAAFSTSYGAARLSRMKVWADEVPDTFVLPERSPSAEGVR, translated from the coding sequence ATGCGTGTCCGTGTCGGCTGTGAACTCGTCTATGAAGCGCAGTACGAGGTACCTCTCATGACCATCGTGCGCCCACGCACCGAGAGCCGTTACCACAAACTCGTGTCGGAGCACCGTGAAACCGAACCCGCGGGGGCGCTGCACACCTATACCGACACCTTCGGCAATGAGGTGTGGCGCACGGTGGTGTCCCCGGGGTCGCTACGCCTCTTTTGCGACGCGGTCGCCGAGGTGCCAGCGACCCCCGACCCGGTGCTCCCCGACCTACCCAAAACACCCGTCGCCGAGCTGCCCGACGAGGTCATGGTCTACACCCTACCGAGCCGCTACTGTCAGCTCGAGTTCTTTATCGCCGACGCTTGGGAGATGTTCGGGCACATTGAAGGCGGTTGGGCGCAGGTGCAGGCGATCTGCAACTGGCTACACGCCAACATCCGCTACCAAGCGGGCAGCACCCCCGCGACGAGCGCGTTTGAGGCCTACCGCGAGCGCCGCGGCGTCTGCCGCGACTTTGCGCATCTGGGTATCGTCTTCTGCCGCGCGCTCAACATCCCCGCTCGCTACGTTTCGGGCTTTTTACCGGATATCAACGTCCCCCCCGATCCCGTACCGATGGACTTTCACGCCTGGTTCGAGGCCTACTTAGATGGCGCGTGGCGCACCTTCGACGCGCGGCATAACCGCCCGCGCACCGGGCGGGTGCTCATCGCCTACGGCCGCGACGCCGTGGACGCGGCCTTCTCGACCTCGTATGGCGCAGCGCGCCTAAGCCGCATGAAGGTCTGGGCGGACGAGGTGCCGGACACCTTCGTGCTACCGGAGCGTTCGCCGAGCGCAGAGGGCGTGCGCTAA